In Streptosporangiales bacterium, the genomic stretch CGGCCAAGGGCAGGACCGACTTCCTCGCCGCGCCGGTCAGCGGCAACCCCAACGCCGTCGCCGCCGGGCGGCTGACCCTCGCGGTGTCCGGCCCCCGGCCGGTGTACGACCAGGTCGAACCGCTGCTGCAGATCCTCGGTCGCGGGGTCACCTACGTCGGCGAGGGCGAGGTGGCACGGCTGGTGAAGATCTGCCACAACGTCGTCCTCGGTGTCATGACCCAGGCACTGGCCGAGGTCACCCTGCTCGCCGAGCAGGGCGGCACCACCCGCGCCGCGTTCCTGGCGTTCCTCAACGACTCGGTGCTCGGCTCGACGTTCAGCAGGTACAAGACGCCCGCGTTCGTCAACCTCGACTTCACGCCGACCTTCACGGCGCCGCTGCTGCGCAAGGACCTCGAGCTCGGCCTCGCCGCCGCGCGCGAGGCCGGCATGCCGATGCCGCTGGCGGCGGCGACCGCGCAGCTCGTCACGGCGGTCATCGGCGCGGGCCACACCGACGAGGACTTCGCC encodes the following:
- a CDS encoding NAD-binding protein; translated protein: MANVPGESPRIGWIGTGRMGYAMVERLLAAGHDVAVYNRTRSKAEPLVGSGARLVDHPVELADRDVVFAMVSASADLEAVTTGDGGVLTDPDANPGVLVDCSTVSAEVSAAVRAEAAKGRTDFLAAPVSGNPNAVAAGRLTLAVSGPRPVYDQVEPLLQILGRGVTYVGEGEVARLVKICHNVVLGVMTQALAEVTLLAEQGGTTRAAFLAFLNDSVLGSTFSRYKTPAFVNLDFTPTFTAPLLRKDLELGLAAAREAGMPMPLAAATAQLVTAVIGAGHTDEDFATLLLEQARSSGMTLEPEGVDVDDGLGSTP